The following DNA comes from Miscanthus floridulus cultivar M001 chromosome 5, ASM1932011v1, whole genome shotgun sequence.
tggatacaatgaaaccccaAGTGATGATGATTATTACGTTAAAAAATCCGACCAATACATaacgaatcgatgcgaaaaaaattaggaggggagcgaggatatcttgctctcgaagatctacagatcaaatcaaagttttcaaggtccaatatgccgattcgtgaggtagggtgaagtggggagagaaaaaacccgagagggaggagaaaaaagaggaagaacgctcgggcaggaaggttggccgGGGTTGAATGGCAgggagctcgacgccagtcactctggcgccgagctcggcgccaagatctacggcgcctctggagccgagctcactgccatgtcatctaccgtgcccaggagctcggcgccagaacgctggcgccgagacgtgttagctcgacgCCAGCACCAatagcgccgagctaagggtccattttctgaattctttccaccagagatcTATTTGTGATAAActtaaaaaaagactaaaatgtaaaaaaaattggTCAGGTTCGCGTGGCAATGAGATGATCCCTAAGCCTCGCCTAGCCACAGCCACTAGCCAGCCAGGGCAACCAGGCATTTCTGCCGGGGCAGGAGAACAAAAGAGAGCAGAGAAACATGGCACAGGCACTCAGGCAGGCTGGTTCCCTGAGGCGCACGGAACGCCATGCTTTTATGATCCGGTTGGCGTGCGCGCGTCGGCGTCGCTGTCCTCCGGTTCGCCACCGATCGAGACCCCGTGGAGGTGGAGCCCAGTCATGTGTGTTTGCTGTCGGTGTCGGGAACGGGCAATACCATCTGTCGCCGGCCCGGATGACCCTGACTGTCATGGCCTGGCACGGACAGATCAGGCTGTAGCATGCCCAGCGATTAATAAGCATCCACTTCCAGGCCATGTTCTGATGAACCTGTCAGCAGCTTTTGAGATTTCACCTGAATTTGAGGCCTTAATAACGAACGGGTAACCCCAATCCTCTGGGACCTTCATGCGTAATGCGTTCTTAATCCACTTGTACATGCAGGATGCAGTATAGTTACACCATACCCCAGTATGTTATGTACTCGGTCAGTCGTGATCTCCTCTCCTCGGCTATCTAATCACTTGGCTGCAGCGCCTGTGCCTCTCGGGATCTTCCTGAGAACGCCCGAGTCCATGTCGGCGAAGTGGGTCCGCAGGTCGTGCACGCCTCTGGCCACCAGGTGGTCCACCTCGCTCTCGTACCGCTCGTACAGCGCAGGCAGCGTCATCGTGCCCAGCACCACTGCAGAGGCCAGAGGCAGGCAGCAAATTAAAAGACAGCGTCCGCCACGAGCCCTTTTTTTTTGGGCTCAAATGAATGATGCTGCGAATTTCGCCTTCTGATGAAACTTGTACTACTGAAAACGCATGGCTCAGTTGAGCAGGTTGTTACCGAGGTAGAGGAGCGTCAGGGAGCTGAAGCAGTCCGCGATCACCGACGCCATGTACAGTGAGAGCACCGTCTGTTGAGTTGAACGCACGGGCAGATGGAGGATCAGATGCATATTTTTTATCTTCTTTTATACTAGTGCTGTTTGGTAGGAaaaggaggagatggaatgggcAGCAGGTTGGTCAGTTAGTGGCGCGCACACCAGGATGAACATCTTGATGTCCTTGCCGCAAGCGACGTCGTGCAGCTTCTCCACCAACCTGGTCAGCCTGCGGTGCACGTCTTGGACCGCTTGCCTGCTCGCCCTCTCCGACACCAGGGTATCAGGGATTCTGGGAACCGGCCTGCATGTAAACAACATCTCACGATTATTACCGTCAGTGTTCCTTTCTCAGCCTCACATCCCATTTGGGCTCGTTTTGATATTTAACGGGCTTAGTCTCGGCCTCACGTTGTGTGGGCTTTCATGCTACTAGTATGAACATAGATGGGCCGAACAATTGGGCATTGCAAGAATTCCTCTCAAACTAAAAGAAAAAATTGGGCTCCGAAGAAAAAAAAGTTGGAAGGCTGCTTTGCTTGCTTACAGGTTGAAGAAGGTAGAAGCGTTGGTCCATATGAAGAAGACGAGCATGCCGATCATGGCGACGTAGCAGACCACCGTGAGGAGATGGTACTCCGCCACCTCGAACAGGCcccacgccgccgtcgccgcggcgAGGATGGACGCCGACACCTTCCTGTCCCTCCACAGGATGATGTCCGCGGCTGTGCAGTGCACCCACGGATTATATTATTAACCAAAACGAAAGGCTTTCAGTTGGGCGAACCGGTCGCATTGCACGACCGAGCTCGTATATAACAGTAAATCCATGCATGGTTTCAGATCGATCGCAAGAACGAGTCACCTCTGCGTCCACCGAGGGCAGCGTGGAGCGTCCTTTCCCTGCCGAAGAGCTTGGGTGCCCTGCTGTAGTGTCCGTTCATTGCTGCTGTTGCCATTTTCGGTTTCAACGATTCTTCTGTGTGTCGAGGAGGTCACCCATGCAGTGCAGCTCAGGATGCCAAGTTCTTATAGCCGCGGCGGCGGTCATAAGGCTCCTGCAGGTTGGGTGATCCACACGGCGTCCGGTGCCGGGGAAAGCAAAGCATAGCTTTGGCTCATGGATTTTCCTTTCGGTGATGATACTTTATTTGTCGTGCGAGTGGCTTTTGGAACTGGGATCCGATCCAATCCTTGCTATCCCCGGATTGGGCAGCTTGAAGCTATTTACTCAATTTTTCGTTTCATGCATGGACGGGACATGCCTTACTTCCGCTGAATTCTGAAAGATGGCTCTTTTCAGTAATTCAGTTATTATAGGATAATAATGGGAGCCCTCCTTCCGTTTTGACACATAATTAAGTGAGTAATTTTTGCAGCAGGTCTAGCAAGCAAATCAAAGCTAGATCTTTTAGACTTTCAACTAGCCATATATTATTTGGAGGTTGTTTACATTATGACCAACTTGATTCTTTTCTCAAGGAAAAAAGATACCTCGGAATCTAGCTTGTACGCACATGTGAACTTGTGAAGAAGATTCCATACGCCACGGAGTTAAGGGCCCGTTTagatccaattttttttttttgattttggctactatagcactttcgtttgtatttgacaattagtgtctaattatggactaattaggttcaaaagtttgtctcacgatttctcactcaactgtgtaattagttttttttttctacatttagtactccatatgccgcaagattcgatgtgacgggtactgcacaaaattttttggaatctaaacaggccctaataAACGTCTTAAACACTACAACAAAGGGAGTGAGAGAAAACAGAAGAAAGAATGGTTGTGGTTGTGCTCAAATCAGACTGCTTGGATGGTATCGCCAGTAAGTTGGAGGAAATTCAGTGTATGCCAGAAAAGATTTCTGGTCAAATTCACAGTGCCTGCAAGAAGGGCACGTATTTGTTAGGAAACAGAGTATCTCTGAAATGTAGATTAAGGGGTAAACATCTTACTTAGATGTAGAAATTGGTTCCTCTACTTCGCCATGGCGCAGTTGCGCCGGCAGCCGCGTAGACGTAGGTGTCCGTGGGAGCGTCGGCGCGGTGGAGTTCAGCGTAGTGGTGACGATGCAGAGGCAACGGGTACGTGAGGTGTGCGGTCCGGTGGTGACGGGTGAAGTCAGTGGGTTTTCCCGTCTCTGGCAAGCActctctttagatcgggttaggtttaACTATTGGTGGGTTCACGACGGCTActcggtcaacctcgtagttagagctctgatccc
Coding sequences within:
- the LOC136451681 gene encoding reticulon-like protein B9 isoform X2, whose product is MATAAMNGHYSRAPKLFGRERTLHAALGGRRAADIILWRDRKVSASILAAATAAWGLFEVAEYHLLTVVCYVAMIGMLVFFIWTNASTFFNLPVPRIPDTLVSERASRQAVQDVHRRLTRLVEKLHDVACGKDIKMFILTVLSLYMASVIADCFSSLTLLYLDARNVSGGVLTKTGSSLRIIPRRV
- the LOC136451681 gene encoding reticulon-like protein B9 isoform X1: MATAAMNGHYSRAPKLFGRERTLHAALGGRRAADIILWRDRKVSASILAAATAAWGLFEVAEYHLLTVVCYVAMIGMLVFFIWTNASTFFNLPVPRIPDTLVSERASRQAVQDVHRRLTRLVEKLHDVACGKDIKMFILTVLSLYMASVIADCFSSLTLLYLVVLGTMTLPALYERYESEVDHLVARGVHDLRTHFADMDSGVLRKIPRGTGAAAK